In Lactuca sativa cultivar Salinas chromosome 5, Lsat_Salinas_v11, whole genome shotgun sequence, the DNA window AACCAATCCATTAGTATCAAGTCTCAGATGGACCCCTTACAAAAATATCCGAAAAACTATATTTAAGGATAAAAAGATGCCATTAATTGTTCGTTATCAATGACATATATAGTTCTAACAAGACATGCAAAATACTGAAGTTTTTTTAGAAATGTTTGATTTATCATTTTAACACAAGAAGATCTCATCATGATTCATGAAACAAGAATCGCTACTACTATTCACACTTCTTAGTATTCACAATCACAGTACATGAAAGGAAAAATCATCAGAAACTAAGAACCAATATCCATCAAACACATTCGAACAGACTAAATAAAGTATATTGATAATCTAAAAACTAACGACAATCATAATCTTACTTACCCTGAAACTAACGAAAAGTTACAAAAGTAGTAATAAATAATACATAACATAGTCTAGTTGAATAGATTACTGctgctcatatatatatatatatatagttttgacCCGGGCCAATTTCTTTGAGAGTGgagtttgtttttgtttgtttgtttaagACAGGGACTGATACGTTTTGAGGAGTGGAATGAGAGAGCCACTTAGGTGAAGGGACATCACCTCATTGGTGGACCCCACGAGCTTGCCGCCTATGTATACAGCTGGCACAGGGGATGAACTACAGCCTTGCTTAAGGAGAGCCTTCTCCATCTCCCTTCCTTGAGGATCTTTATCTATTTCATAGACTACAGGATTCACCCTAAGTTCATGGAAGAGAATGGTGACAGCATAACACAAGCAACAAGTGCTCTTGGTGAAGATCACAACTCCATTCTCAGATGTCAATGCTTTTATCTTCTCCATCTCAACTGATCACTCAGATCAAAATCCAATTCAGACTATGATCCGATTGGTTGGGAATTGGTAATAGGAAATTAAGAAGAGGGAGATGATGAGATTTGGTTGAAGTTGTAGGTTTCGTGCCACTTGTATTTATATGAAACTTTGAAAGCTGGGTTGGGGCCTGTGGGTGCTTTACTTAGATGCTTGAAGACTAATAAAAGTGTCTTTGAAAGATGGATGCTCTTTTTGTGCCCAAAACGGTGGAACAACTTGAGCACATATATTCTTCTTGCAAACAAATTACAACCATATGATACATCGATTAAATGTTTTGAATCATGATTAAGTGGCTAATTAGCATGTTTGTTTGACGTGGGCAAGCTCAAGACCGTGGGTTAGACCACTCCACATCCTAGGGGCGTGAGTACTGAGCAGTACACGAAAAAGCTTAAAGTTGAGAAGGGCCGGTCAATATTGTTTCAAACAGATTCTTTCCTATATATTCTCAGGGTAAAAGGATTGGGAATGAGATTGCATTTTGGTGGGCTAGCTATGATATTCTTCTTTATATTACCACCAACGTCCTTACATTCATTCaaacatgcgaatcttgtttcaAGCTCAGTTAGTCTGAACTCAGTTGAAGTACTAAAAATGCATTTTAAGAAAAACAAATATTTCATTACTTTGTACTTCCTTATGAGGAGTCGACATATCTAGGGAAGCAGTTGGGCAACCCCTGGAAACGTTTCTTGTACTAGTTAATATTCGACCCTCTCTCCTGGTCTAAAATTCTAGCAAATTAAGATCACATACTTGTGCACACAAAAGGCACCTCTACATGTTCACTTTTCAATATGTGGTGCTAGCAACCACTTATGCAAATTTTCATATGTGGACTTCCACAAAgatcaatcaacaataacatgTAGACGCTTAAGTACAGAGATATTATAAATCTGCCACTAAACTTCAAATATGCAAGCAAAAAGAAATATAGAAAGCCATGATGATCTTCAAAGTACCAACTTAACTATGATTGAAATGATGAGCTAGACATTCATAGTAATCATACATCTGGAAACATCAGTTCCAAAAGTTGATGTTGTGGAAAACAAGAGTTGCTCACTTGTCATGTCGAACAAGCACTACAAGAAAAGTGTTTATTAGTGACCAGTTTTTTAGTGACAACCCAAAATCTGGTCACTAACAAGATCATTTAGTCACCACATCTTAAGTCGTCACTGAGATTTTATAATGTTCTAAATTTAGTGACCAATACTATGATAGTGGTCACCGACTGGTCACTAAAATGtataataaaagtaaattttgTGGTCACTCCATTAAAAGCTTAATGACTAAAATTAGTGGTCACTGAATTGGAGAGTGAATGACCAAAATAGTGGTCACCAGTTATTTTTACAATAGACATGAATGAATTGAAAAATTAGTGACCATAAGTAATTGTCACTAAAAGTTAATTAAACAAACAAAGTCATAAGTAATAAAAatcaattttcatttaaataatgttttatcacGGAAAGGGTTCCTGTGGTATATATTATAACGAAAATGGTCTTAACTAATTCATTTTATAAGAAATATTATTGAATTCTATTCAAGTCATTGATTTCAAACATAGACAATATATATTAATGTTATTCAAGAAACGCCCCTGTACAAATGTTTGTCACATAAATAGTCCCTAATCAATTACTGGTGTATAAAACATAGTTATGGAAATACACATCTATTTTATCACCTTTATTAGTTGGTGCATaattgaaaacattaaaaataaaaggaacaTTTTGGTGTAAAAATCAATTCATAAAAACCATTTTCAACCGGTGAAACAAAAACTTACAAGATTCACTGATACGGATCTTACCTTTTCTTCTTTCTCCCTTCGCGACTTCTGATACGAGAGTTTGCACCTAATTGCATCGTATCACATCGCCTCACTGTTTCGACCTAATTGCATCACATCGCATCAccattttgacctaatttcaTCGCATCGCTGTATCAACCTGATCGGACATGAAAGCATTCACACTGATACGTACACCGCAGTCATATCCCCATTCGTCTCTCCTTTTCCGTTCATCGCATTTACCATTTCTGGTCATTGCGTTTCTGgtatccctctctctctctctcccccccccccccccccccccccccccccccccccccccccccaattcagTGTATTTCTATGACTCCGATTTTATTAggttaatttcgattttttttctttctaagtggTTGTGAATTTCTCTGATTTGTCTTTTGACAATGAATTTATTTGTTCTATATGCTAGCTCCTCTCGTAGTTTATGCTTCCCAGTTCATTCTCTTAACAATGCTACTAATTTGACTTGACCTACAGTCTCCTAGATAAGCAAAGGAATAAAGCTTTACTCATTTTCTTCCAGACATATTTAAGTAACCTTGAACCAACTCAAGTATTATTCCAATTTCTACGTACCTAAATAGTTCCTTAAGCTATCAGACTTGTGATGTATCCAATTAAGAACGTGATCTATTTAGGTCACATACAAAAGCTCAAACTGTTATGATTTGGGTAACCAAAATTAGCCAGTTTGGGTATATTACCTCTGTGTATTTAGTTCTTAACTTTGTAAACTAAACTGTTTTTGGAAATCTGTTTTGGTGGTTGTTCTCCTAACTCCGATTGTTATATTGATTACTAATTCTTTTATATATTATTCTATTAACATGTCATTATTCTGAAAACCATTGTTTCCTCTATGTTTAGACCAACATAAATCTTAAAGAAAGCATACTTACTTTTGGATACAGAAAGAGCTGATGACTCTTTGAGCTGCAATTTTCAAATAACAGGCTAATAAATAACTAGGTGACTTTTGAATCCAAATTGACCTTTTTTCATATAAATAGACTGGAATTTCCTCCGCTAATAAAAATGGAAtaaaaatcatcaaaacacaATACAAAAGAATCTGAGCGATTAGCTACTCATCTTAAATGGCTTGGACATGTTTTGTTGAGCATCATTTTCCACAAATCTTTTGGTTAACTGTTCATTCCCCACCTTTAACCTTATAACCTCAGGTTCAATATGTGTACGATTTAAAAGGTGAATTAAATCAGCTTTATCTTCCTCTTCACCTTTCTCAACCATGGTATTGACTCAAGGCTATAAGTTGCTGCAAAATTTGGTAAATAAAAAGGACTTCTTTGTTTTGTCAATTTGTTTACTTTCTGTTGGGCTTTAATCAGGGGTAGTTATGTCATTTTTACTACATTGTTCGCATATTCACTCCTGTAGGGTTGAAAGAATATATGATGCCATTCGAGGAAGTATAGTGAAAAGAGACATCTACCTTGACTTTCAATTGAAAAAAACTGTCACTTGTTATGTAATAAGTTACTGCTCTTACATGAATTCTAGTATGTATTTGTTCTTTTTAATCAATTTATgttttttctctttctttttctttttactgTAATAATGTGGTTTTAAGTTTAATTGTATATTCACAGAAAGAAGTTGGAAGCCCTGAACTGGAGAGTGGTGCTGTTAATGCTGCTCTAGATCTTTATGATGTCATTGCATTCCATTGTCTATTCCAAATTTCCATTCCATCATTTTCTCATACACCTTCAAACTCTTTACACGTTATCCACTGTAAGGCCGGAATGGCAAGAATAGGCTTAATGATTTCAAATATTCTTTTATATCTCGAGGTAACATCAATTGTTCAATTTACTAAACTACCCCTGATACAAACTCTATATTAAGTGTCACTTCTTCTTGCAGCTTTTCCCTACCGTTGTAGAGTCTGTATCATATTATAACCAAAAAATGTGTTGATGGAAAAGGATTTGTTCTCCCAAGTCAAATAGtaaatcattttattattttacgatttttttaatttcatttataTAATGAATTTTTTCACAAAAAAGACGAACAACTTTTGGTACTTAGGTTTTCAACATGGAAAGAAATAGCAACATGCTTTCATTTATGTGTATTACAACATTGTACCTTCATTTTTGTTCTTATACAGACATCATAATTTATAAAGACACAATTATAGCATGTGTTTATCTTATTAAGACCTTATACGTTGAAATTACCACATAAACTTGCTTTGTATTGGGATAAGATTgctataaatttatttattttaataaacaaaTGTATAAAATTTCATTGCTACTTCTTGCAGTTAACCATTTCTAATATCATATTCTTGCAGGCTGTGGGATAGCTTTTTCCCAGATGCTTCAATCACAGGTTAGTAAGATCCATATTTACTTTAtagttaatattttttttttcttctatttcAATTTACTAATTCTATTACAAATATTGTAAATCCTATAAATAGCAACTCACTTTTGTTACATGTttattataacatcctacttttatTCCTTTCTATTTACAACATTGCAGGTCTGAACTCAGCAGTGAGCAGCAGGTCCAACACCGCCAACTCCAAAATCGGTAGTGGAATTGTATGTCTAACTAAATACCTACTCATTTTTCTATAGCTTTTTTACAGCCAATTTCTTTCTAATTACTTAATTTTCAATTTGAAATTGATCTACTGAAGTTAGCTTTTATTATATAGAATGGTGgaataaaaagaaatgaaagtaaaataGTTAAAAAGAAGACCCTTTTTAGTGATGTAATTTGCTGATGACTAAGTTTTGTGAAACAGAATGCACTTGATGTGTTTCTTCAACTTCCTCATAAGCAATATAACACAGGCTGGGTTCTCTCTCAGGTAaattaatgtttatatatatatatatatatatatatatatatatatatatatatatatatatatatatatatatatatatatatatatatatatatatataagcattcttttataaaatttagaATTAATGAATATCTGGTATTTTgttccatgtttttttttttctgtaaatatatTTTAAGTTGATATTAACGGAAATCTCACTTtggggggtattttggtaattttaacCACAGGTGGGAAAAGCTCATTTTGAATTGGTTGATTATCTAGAAGCTGAGCGTGCCTTTAGCAATGCCAGATTGGCTTCTCCTTATAGCTTAGATATGTAAGTTCCCATTGGTATTATAACACTATAACTAAACCCCCAGAGGAGAAAATGGTAATTTTACATAATCTTTGGTCTCGTATGTTGTAGCACCTGAAGGAGGATATGTGGTTAAGTTATTTGGCACAAGAGCTAATATCAACGGATCACTTAGCCCCTCAATCATGGTaaccattttaaaaaaaatataagttgTTGAGTTATCTCTTCTATAAGgacatattttttatattttatttacttttttttaatgTAAATGTGGTAGTTGTGCAATAGGAAATTGCTTTAGTATGCAAAAAGACCATGAAATAGTATCTTACTCTTTTTTGAGCAAATGATCGTTTTACCCTTCTATTTAGAAACAATGCTTACCAACAAAAGAAACAATATCCTACCATCCTTTGAGtatatgaccattttacccttctatttaATGAATGACCATTTGACCATTCTATATGGTAAATGATCATTTTATCATTGTATTTTGCAGGAGTCTGAAAAGTATTCCATAAGGACGCCCAACAAATGGAACTTTTCATTTGATTCCATGTATAATTTAGGTGGGAAATCATCTCTTCTTATATGAAGATTTATTTGGTTATTGTTGTTGTATTATAAACATTTATAGCATGTGCCTTGTCTTTTGTCTAATTGGATATTATtatatttctttttaaaaatgacatttaatatttcaataatttcataattattgACCCTTTTTTTGTCTAAAAAGCTAAATCAGTAACGACCTGTTATAGTCACTAATTAGATAAACCAGTGACCACTTTCTATGGTCACTAATCGGATAAAACCGTGACGACTTTTATTGGTCACTAAGTAGATAAAATAGTAACGACTTTTATTGATTAGTGACAACATTTAGTGACGCAGCGGGTCGTCATAGATTTAGTGATGACTATATTTTAGTCACTGTTCGGTGACCATATTTATACCTGGTCACTAAATTGGTTTTGTGACGGACCTATAGTGACGAAAAGTGACGACCGAAATTTTGGTCACTAAATCATTTAATGACGCCACATTCTATTGTTAGTGACCATTTCATTTTGGTCACTAATTGGCATATTTTTTGTAGTGAAGAGGGATAAGCTAAGCATGTGTGATCATTAATCTTTTTTTCTTCTATATTGTGCTTGTCTTGTACATCTGAATATTCTAAAGTTGTAGCACTTAGACCGGAGGGTGTGGGAGGGGAGTTTTTCTCACTTTTTGTGGGCCATaccctcatttctctcatttttcttTCCCTCGTTTAAAACCCAAGGAATGAGTGGGAAGCCCttccctcactttttttttttattaaacaaaattaaacttttttttttatgatttataatttttaaattaatactaaacataaaatttaattaaacataaaaaacatttcattaattaaaataaaaattacattaaaccAAAATACGTCGCTCGAAATCATCGTGTTCGTCATCGCCCTCATCGTCCTCGTCATCGCGTTGACCGTCTTCATTATTCTCCCCAGCGTCACTCTCGTCGTTTGAATCTTCACTCTCGACGAACATATCAGAATCCTCATCTGattcgtcaaacaaatcatcgtgaTGAAACTCTAACGGGGGCTGAATATAAACCCTATAAATGTGCTCCACCAAATCagcatttcattaattaaaataaaaattacattaaacctaatatttaaataagtagaaaaataattaatatcctaattttaTATAAACCAAAATACGTCACTTGAAAGCATCGTGTTCGTCATCGCCCTCATCGTCCTCGTCATCGCCTTGATCGTCTTCATTATTCTCCCCAACGTCACTGTCGTCATAGGAATCTTCATTCTCGACGAACATATCAGAATCCTCATCTGattcgtcaaacaaatcatcgtgaGGAAACTATAACGGGGGCTGAATATGAACCCTATAAATGTGCTCCCCCAAATTAGCACGAAGTGCGTGATGAATGTCGCGATTGTGGACTTCTCTTCTATTCACCATATACTCTTGTCTACCAACGGCTACTCCTTCGACATTTGGCAAAACTTCATTTTCGTTGTACCGGCATATCGCACTTCCTTCatcttcaagaatcatattatgcaatatgatacatgcatacattacgTGTTGTAACCTTCTCACCTCATATGACATTGCCCCGACCGTTAGTACTTGCCAATGTCTCTTAAGTACACCAAATGTTCTCTCCACATCCTTCCTAGCTGACTCTTGCGCCTCTTTAAACTTTTTCCTTTTCTGGTCGTTAGGACATGTAAATGATTTCACAAAAACAGACAATGGAGGATATATACCGTCAGTAAGATAGTATCCACGCTTATATGCTACCCCATTTGCTTGAAAAGGTACATTGTGCAACTTTCCAAGGTAGATATCGTTGAATACCGGCGACTGGTCTAGCACATTGATGTCATTGTTTGCACCAGATGGACCAAAGAATGCATGCCATATCCAAAGATCATGTGATGCGATAGCCTCTAGAATGATCGTCGGCTCTTTGTGGTCACCTCTCATGTACTGACCACGCCATGCGTTGGGCCATAATGTGTAATGACTGAAatattccaaccaatttaaacttttcaaaaacaacccgatttcataaaattattacaaaaaggttttcaatacaattaattCAGAGTATTcctagaatcacatcacaacataaacatgaggagcggtacgatcacgccttcgccttgccacagtctcctgaaaaacctgaaaaacattaaaccacaactataagcccgaaagcttagtgagatatccccaaaataccaaccacatataccatacacgcataacatgacatatcatatccgatcacagaacagccatgcacttcgggtctactgtgtgactggtccgccgcaccggccaacagtccacctggtccaccctccgagtctagccatatacatcgagtctacggtgggattggtccgcccgcatcgggccttcaatccacctggtccactctctgagtctacaatatgactggtccgcccgcaccgggccttcagtcggcctagtccactctccgagcctcgacacgtctggtccgccctcttggggcctacagcctatccggaccgggccttcgggacaacccgtccgccctaggtatcttggcctatagcacaaagcaggacctgcctcaacccaactccagtccaaacaaccatgtgcacataaacatacaatcatataacaattcacagtcaacaagcc includes these proteins:
- the LOC111892731 gene encoding glutaredoxin-C13, translated to MEKIKALTSENGVVIFTKSTCCLCYAVTILFHELRVNPVVYEIDKDPQGREMEKALLKQGCSSSPVPAVYIGGKLVGSTNEVMSLHLSGSLIPLLKTYQSLS